One region of Camelina sativa cultivar DH55 chromosome 6, Cs, whole genome shotgun sequence genomic DNA includes:
- the LOC104790662 gene encoding uncharacterized protein LOC104790662, which translates to MEGVNRAQVIDTKRCSKLRVEFTPSPRGSRISEPFSPATTSSSRFQPPVQSDGPFSGLIICVTGLSKEARKQVKEATERLGGEYSSLLNSLCTHLVVQSYDGRKFEHALKHGRRESLHIVTLGWFVDSVRRNVKLSESFYAVKNPGDTKANADGSKSVYAVEKLRRSMQGTEFTGSKDLAFSGCSVFIDPDISEEVRCRVSQVTLERGAKLMNQWFIGCNASHVVCEAGSALRYLGHSNNLVTPLWFQKSLEEKPMQTLVRMSADLARDLRKMLEKLGKESHTECVLENDSMLANRTTTQKERQKIVESAKKAVTNRHAKIGKTLIQPLNLSSLLDSICWTISEPTSTASVIIDSFSNNEDNERKSLSVFFDAKTNETFTRSMRLLTESERTKLVYKNHFITLLLPVDCYGEMGPSSRSYFSETGFTCQQILQHIYAFYQENMSEEEIKAAIHTNSRHSEKLRAANSVMKDGKTVFKRIEFLGSRKGFEMLKRVSSFNCSNIYELIIKA; encoded by the exons ATGGAAGGCGTTAACAGAGCACAAGTGATCGATACCAAGAGGTGTTCAAAGCTGCGGGTGGAGTTCACGCCCTCACCACGTGGCAGTCGCATATCGGAGCCTTTTTCTCCGGCCACTACTTCCTCATCCCGGTTCCAACCACCGGTTCAATCGGACGGACCTTTCTCCGGTCTAATCATTTGCGTAACTGGTCTCTCTAAAG AAGCAAGGAAACAGGTTAAGGAAGCTACAGAGAGACTTGGTGGTGAATACAGTTCTCTTTTGAATTCTCTGTGTACACATTTGGTTGTTCAG AGCTATGATGGTCGCAAGTTTGAGCATGCCTTGAAACAtgggagaagagagagtttgCATATTGTTACTCTTGGGTGGTTTGTGGACAGTGTCCGTAGAAACG TTAAGTTGAGTGAGTCTTTCTACGCCGTCAAAAATCCGGGAGACACTAAAGCGAATGCGGATGGGTCAAAATCGGTATACGCAGTTGAAAAACTACGTAGAAGCATGCAAGGAACAGAGTTCACAGGAAGCAAGGACTTGGCTTTCTCAGGATGTTCGGTTTTTATCGATCCCGATATTTCGGAGGAAGTAAGATGCCGG GTTTCACAGGTAACTCTTGAAAGAGGTGCCAAGCTTATGAATCAATGGTTCATTGGATGTAATGCAAGTCATGTTGTATGTGAAGCTGGTTCTGCTCTAAGATATCTAGGTCACTCGAACAACCTTGTTACA CCTCTCTGGTTTCAGAAGAGTTTGGAAGAGAAACCAATGCAAACTCTAGTTCGGATGTCAGCTGATTTGGCAAGAGATCTTAGGAAAATGCTTGAGAAATTGGGGAAG GAATCCCACACGGAATGTGTTCTTGAAAATGACTCTATGTTAGCAAACAGGACtacaacacaaaaagaaagacaGAAAATTGTGGAATCCGCCAAAAAGGCTGTCACAAATCGCCACGCAAAG ATCGGAAAGACGCTGATCCAGCCGCTAAATCTGAGCAGCCTTCTAGATTCTATTTGCTGGACAATATCTGAACCAACCTCAACTGCTAGTGTTATCATAGATAGTTTCAGCAACAACGAAGATAACGAAAGAAAGTCCTTATCTGTCTTCTTTGATGCGAAAACCAATGAAACATTCACTCGCTCTATGAGACTTCTTACTGAAAG TGAGAGAACGAAATTGGTATACAAAAACCATTTTATTACGTTACTTCTTCCAGTCGATTGCTATGGTGAGATGGGACCTTCTTCCAGGTCGTATTTCAGTGAAACCGGTTTTACATGTCAGCAGATTCTCCAACACATCTATGCGTTCTATCAG GAAAACATGTCCGAGGAGGAAATCAAAGCGGCAATCCACACCAACTCAAGGCACAGTGAAAAGCTCCGAGCAGCAAACTCGGTGATGAAAGATGGCAAGACTGTTTTCAAACGTATAGAGTTTCTCGGATCCCGGAAAGGTTTCGAGATGCTTAAACGTGTTAGTAGCTTCAACTGTAGTAACATCTACGAGCTTATCATTAAGGCATAA
- the LOC104698802 gene encoding probable cysteine protease RDL3, producing NKKEKSRRATTISFINLAFLTLLVLIISLSFGGITATNSQRNEAEMFEHWLVENGKNYNGLGEKERRFIVFKDNLKRIKEHNSDPNHSCQRGLNQFSDLTADEFRSIYLGGKMDKKSVSDVALRYQYKEGDILPDEVDWRKRGAVVPRVKTQGDCGGCWAFAATGAVESINQITTGELISLSEQELLDCDRTDNFGYIGGGAVWAFDFIVSNDGIVTDEVYPYTGNDTAACKAIEMPATRVVTINGREVVPVNDEMSLKKAVAHQPITVMTSAANMSDYTSGVYKGPCSNLGGDHNVIIVGYGTSSDEGDYWLIRNSWGPGWGEGGYLRLQRNFHEPTGKCSVAMAPVYPIKWKSSSDLLSPSVFKLVLLFAFQLISLVLL from the exons aacaagaaagagaaaagcaGAAGAGCAACGACTATAAGTTTTATAAACCTAGCTTTTTTGACCCTCTTGGTGTTAATAATTTCATTGTCTTTCGGCGGCATAACAGCAACAAATTCACAGCGGAATGAAGCGGAGATGTTCGAGCACTGGCTTGTGGAGAATGGGAAGAACTATAACGGTCTTGGAGAGAAGGAGAGACGGTTCATAGTCTTCAAAGACAACTTGAAACGCATTAAAGAACACAACTCGGATCCGAACCACAGTTGCCAACGTGGGTTGAACCAGTTTTCAGACCTGACCGCTGATGAGTTTCGATCTATTTACTTAGGAGGAAAGATGGACAAGAAGAGCGTATCAGATGTAGCGTTGAGGTATCAGTACAAAGAAGGAGATATTTTGCCTGATGAAGTCGattggagaaagagaggagCAGTGGTTCCACGAGTCAAAACACAAGGAGACTGTg GAGGCTGTTGGGCGTTTGCCGCGACTGGAGCGGTGGAAAGTATAAACCAGATCACAACCGGAGAATTGATATCTTTGTCGGAACAAGAACTCCTTGACTGTGACAGGACCGACAACTTTGGATATATTGGAGGTGGAGCAGTATGGGCTTTTGACTTCATTGTTAGCAACGATGGTATAGTAACAGATGAAGTTTATCCTTACACTGGCAATGATACTGCAGCGTGCAAGGCCATTGAG ATGCCTGCCACTCGTGTTGTTACCATTAATGGTCGTGAGGTTGTTCCAGTAAATGATGAGATGTCTTTGAAGAAAGCTGTTGCTCATCAGCCTATTACTGTTATGACATCAGCAGCAAACATGAGCGACTACACATCA ggTGTGTATAAAGGACCATGTAGTAATTTGGGGGGAGACCATAATGTGATAATCGTGGGGTATGGAACATCATCAGACGAAGGAGACTACTGGCTTATTCGTAATTCATGGGGACCAGGATGGGGAGAAGGCGGATACCTTAGGCTCCAACGCAACTTCCATGAACCAACCGGGAAATGTTCGGTCGCAATGGCCCCTGTATACCCAATCAAGTGGAAATCTTCATCTGATTTGTTGTCCCCAAGTGTGTTTAAATTGGTTCTTTTATTTGCTTTTCAGTTGATTAGTTTGGTCTTGCTTTGA